From Juglans regia cultivar Chandler chromosome 9, Walnut 2.0, whole genome shotgun sequence:
caatctgataaaCGACATTAAACtacattaatttatgagattatttttatgtaattattttgttattaaaatatttctctatcaAGTAAAAGCCAGAAGggaaagataaatatataccCTTTCTTATTAAACCTTGAAAGAAAATCCCCAGAAAGAGGTGGGTTTCGCTTTAGAAAAGagtgaaaattaataaacatgATACAGGAAGTTGTTTCGATGGATAATCACTTGTACTACTACTGCTATTTCTTTATTTAGCAACATGTATATATGTTCTTTCGCTTTTTGCATGCAGACTAACTCTTGAAATTCtctccctatctctctctctctctcaaaacagTGTCTCATGCAGCTACCCGAACAAAAACATAACAATAAAGATAGACGAGAGCAGCAACTACCCTCACTATTTGGGTTTTGTGCTATGGTATCAGCAAGGCAAGAAGGATATCACTGCTGTGCAGCTCTGTGAGGTACATGTGCACAGTggcttatttatttaatatatatttatttcccCTTTAGCTTTAATTAATCCATTCTTTGAAACTAACCATGAGTTGACTGCTCGATCTcttcaaacaatattaattgtATTTTCCACACAATAGTCAATCATGTCATCAACTAAATAAAGATGGTGTTAGGAAAGGctgctataatatatagtagctacttgaaatgggaaaaaaagagCAAAGTTAATAGTACCTGCTCCACgttaattattactttttaaaaaaaaaaaagggttacaATATTCAAGTATATATGTCATGATCCACCTATGGCCAAAAAGAgatgtgacaaaaaaaaaaaaaactataaattttgGCTCGTGTCAACAGTAGCTAGCAAGCACGTGTATCTTTCTTAATATCAATAAGTTTGGTGTGTGGATGATAAGTACTACTGTACGCAGATTGATAGCTAACAATCCGATATGGTGAtaaatgtgatatattaatatcttatataatgggatgaaagtgagatgatagtgcgttgtatataatttttttatatatcttatatagtgtGTTGTATGTAGTGAATGAATCATGATGAGCTTTTAAATTATGATGTGCATGCAGACTGGGAACTTGATGTGCAAGCTATTGGATCGTAGTCATGGAGCAGTATGGACGACAACCTCGCCCCCAAGCGGGGCATTGTCTCTGAGAATGTTGTTCAGCGACGAGAATGGAGATGATGATTCTTGGGTCGTTCCTATTAATAGCATTCCTCAAGACTGGAAAGCTGGAGAAACATACGACACCGGAGTAcaaacttaattatttaatatattattttatatgtaatattaattcTATATTTCTATATGTATGTTTTACAATACAGTCATATGAAATAATAAGTTCTCTCcgaaccaattttttttaatgattatttaatttctaGACGATGGATGGGGATAGGTAGGTCATGTACTCGTCATGATCAGAGAATTAGGAAAAATTCTTGAATGTAATCCATCATTATTAATGTTGATTAATGAAATTCCATGTGACTTGACCTCTGATTAAAGCCGTCACTACTTTAGAGTACTGCAGTTTTCAAAGGCTTGTTTGTTTTCGTATTtctattcatctcaattcattttattttattatattttattattataatttttttaaatttttatataaaataaaataaatattttattttttttaaatcttaaaataaaaataatattaaaaaatatattctaataatattttatttaattttttttattttaatctcaaattatttcatctcatttacaaaaataaaggtGTAAATGTATGCTAATTAGCTGTGAACAAAGCCGGGTCAACATAActcttgtatttttatttattaataatgataataacataactcttgtatttttattaaaagtaaaataaaattagttcctTTTATAAATTATCCTCAGTATTCTGTTTATTATATGTtgaagttttaaaaaagaaaaacgatatttacaatcatgagtgtgcaagtgtcgtgcagtcactttgaaaaaagtgaataaatatgagattcacatgaaaagaaattaattttttaatagtggattccactctttttcaaaacgactgcacgacgtttgcgcattccacgactgtatgtagcattactctttaaaaaaatatgctatACTAATAATAGTGATGGAGAAtggcaaaatttaaaatagaaatttttataagattgaGACCAAGATAATTGCCACTCGGATTTTGTTAtacatcagtcattattcatcCTCCACATcccacactctatgaaaaaaaaaaattatcaggtGTGAGGTGTGGAGGTGGATAGTGACTAAAGCAAAACCCATTGCCACCCATGTTCGCATTCATGGTGCTTGGGCTGGCATATAATGTGAGTCAAACATGAATGGAGATTCAGAAACAAACATCAACatgtctaattattatatatagggtGTTTTTTCTATCAAACCtcttatataataagatttgattcataaaatttaaaaattttaatttctttacaaattaaataatgcCATGTCAATGGTGTAAAAGGCATGCCCTCTCCACTTGATAGAATTTTCCTAACTAAGTTCTTTGAAGCTAATATTTCAACGAAGAAAAAGGGACTAAAATTAGTGAGACAGAAAACTACATCCTTTATGATAAACGCTCCAATCTTTTTGACCCAAGGACTTCCAAAAATAATGGCAGATCAAAGTAGAACATGATCCTCAGCTGAATTAGATAAGAGAAATGTGTAACTGAGTCCGATAAAATTACTAACTTCTATATATCTTCATTCTTATTGTGATGGAAAATACAAATTGAAAAACAGAGAACTTGCAAAGAAAACTTCAATCAACGAAAATAGTTGAATTGATTCTTGATGTTCTGTCTATTCCACTTCTCAgaatataacttatatagtcaCATTGTAAACATCACAGCATTAATAAAAGAACAACTTTCAAGATAAGCTAATTAACATTATAATCTAAATATAGCAGAACAAGCTAATAATAGGATTTATGAAAAACTGCATCAACTTTAATATATTGCCATAATTAAACGAAAAAATACAATACTGATGCAGTTACATATTATGGAtccaaaaagtaaaaatgaagctgaaaaatGTACTCACAATTTCCTTAATTATCGCCAATGATATGCAACAAGACAATCCAATCACTTAACCATGTCCTATATAAGGCAATAGTTTCTGTATAGACCTACTCGTCGGTCCATTGATTTCCCAAGATACTCTTTTCCTTTCAgagtcttaatttttttaagctgTACATGATAGTTCCTTTGCGGATAGTTTCGTCACATTAGGACGTGTCCACTTGAATAAATGGTGTCTTGTCTTCATTTAGCTCCCAATGTCACACCATATTAGAATCTGTACAAGACAGTTTCACATGAGCTCCCATCTCACTCAACATTGAGTACAACATGCTTCTCCTATGGACTGAACCTTGTTCTGCAAAAGATTCAAATTTAAACTCATGAAGGTGAACCAGGCTAGAACCAGATTCTTTTTGTAATCCATTTTCCTTCTTCATCTTTCTCACATGCTCGACGTCACCCCATCTCCCTTCTGCagcatatatatttgataacaACACATAGGGCCCAAGATCCCCAGGTTCCAACTCAATCAACCGTTTTGCCACAATCTCTCCAAGCTCTGAATTAGAATGTGTACTACAGGCAGACAGTAGAGCTCCCCTTAAGACAGGTCCCGACTCCATTGGCATGTTACTTATAAGCTTCTCTGAATCTTTCATCAAACCAGCCCGAGCAAGGAGATCAACCATGCAACCATAGTGCTCCACCTTTGGTTCAATTTTGTAAACCCGACTCATTAGATCAAAGCACCACCAACCCTCAAAAACCATTCCTGCATGGGTACATGCTGATAAGACACATATGAAGGTAGAATCATTCGGCGTCGGCCCTCTtttctgcatatgcatgaaCATTTCTAGAGCTTTTTCTGCATTCCCATTCATACCATATCCCATGATCATTGCATTCCATGACACAACAGTTCTGTTGGGCATCTCGTCAAAAACATCCCTAGCCAAGCCCACAACCCCACACTTTGCATACATTGTCAGAAGAGCTGTTGAAAGTAACACATCAGATTTAATcctattatgttttaaataagaatGAACCCAACTGCCTTGATCAAGCCTTCCCAAGTCTGCACACGCAGTCAGGACACTCACAAGAGTAGCCTCATTTGGTCtaacatctcctccatcaatCATCCTATCAAACAATGTTAAACATTCACCGTAATGCTTATACCGCACATAAAGAGCCAACATCGTATTCCAAGAAACCACATTTTGCAAAGGCATCCTATCAAAAAACTCCCGAGCCACCAAAACATTTCCAATCCTTGCATACCCATCAATCATACAATTCCACGATACAACATCTCTACAAGTCATTCTCTCAAACAACCCTTTTGCCGCCTCCATATCTCCAGTGCCCACATAACCAGTAATCATAGAATTCCAACTAAAAAGATCTCTCTCGTACATCTCGTCAAAAAGTTCACGTGCAACACCAACCTCTCCATTCTTCACATACCCATCAATCATCGTATTCCAACTCACCAAATCTAATTCAGGCCCCGTATCAAACATCATCCGAGCGTCCCCTATCCTTCCACAAACCGAGTACATATGAATCAATGAGTTCTGCACAAATAAATCAGATTCTATCCCGAGTTTCACCACCTGGGCATGAGCcttttctccttctctcacCGACCCAATTTCCACACACACCTTCACCAAAAGCGGATAAGTATAATGATTCGGCATGATCCACTTCCCAACCATCCTCTCATGGTAAAACCTTAAAGCACCAAATGGGTCATTGAAATTTACGTAGCTTCTCATGATAGTATTGCACATAAAAGCATCGGGTTCCTCGAGGCAATCGAATACGTAAACAGCATGTGGAAACATAACCGAAGAAGAGCAAAGCTTCTTTACGACTCGGCTAGCCGCAAGAGAGTGTTGAAAGAGACCAGAGACAACAAGCTGGGTGTGGACATGCTTGAACTGCCTAATGTTAGTGCATGATTCCAAGGCGTGCAAGATGGGATGGCATAGCTTCAAGATGGGGAGGCCTTGATTGTCTGTCTCGATAGGATCGTCTTGGCCATCGAGCCAGAGCCTTGGTGGGGTTCTTGGGAagtttttcttggatttgagcAACTTGTCAATGGAGAGTGAGGATAGGGGGCCTCTTACTTTGGAGGGTTCGAACCCAACGGCCATATTTCCAACTTGTAATTTGGCGGCTTGGTTATTGGTTTATTGAGACGGTGTTTAGAGTCTTTAGACGACCAACTCCTGtgattttccttcaaaaaaaaaaaaaaaacttcacacaaactcttttgttaaaagaaatcacATTCCAAGCACTTTTTTCCTTAACTTgtcagttttatattttatgctccgaataattaaaattagagaaatattttagttataaaagattacataaaaataaactcataaattgatataatttgatgcGATAcgtttgaataaaattatttttattataaaatagatataacagatcacataaaactataatatcaatttatgaatttacgtttgtatatattttattcttttattactaaaattgatatttataaatattatactcaATTTAGAGATAGACAACCAAGTTGCGATTGATCAATTGACCAAGAAAGCTAAGGATAGATAGACACTTACTTGTTTGGATACAATaaatgttttatctcatttcatcattaaaatttttttaaatttttacataaaatataataaataattcaacttttttaaatctcaaaacaataataatattaaaaaataatattataataatattttactcaacttttaaattttaactttcatctcaactcaagtCATTAACTTTCAAATCTCATGGCACGTCAGctgataaaaaagaataagaaaaaagaggCGAATACGAATACGAAAACGAGAGAAACCCATTTCGTTTCCCGTTTCAGAGACCAAAAACCTTTTGAGCTGCACGAGATttcatcttctccataaacGGGCTTCTTCCTTCCTCGTGTGGGTGTGATTGGGGTGGGTATTGCGTTGGGTGGGTCAACCCAAGGCCGGTCTGGTGGGCTTGTTGTGGGTCAGCTTCGTGGGCTTGGTTTGGGTCAGCTTCTTGGGCTAGCAGTTCGGATAAGTTTCGTGGGTCAGTTTCGTCCCCACAAAACTGACCCAAGAAGGTACCATCAATGTTGGATGTTTGCTTCAATTTGCAATTTGTTTTAACATTTACACACATGTTAGACAAGACAAGATTTGTCTATGTAGATAATTTGTTGAAACAAATCAAGCATGGTACCGCCGCCATCCAacccaaaatttttcttttctggtcACTGATAAACAATCAAGCATGTTGtgatttagtatttttttttcttccacagcATGTTGTGATTTAGATTAGATATTGTTGggtgaaaatattaattttctggtttgttggttgaaaatatcaattttctgGTTTGTAGATATGTAGATCATCAAAACACCAGCTCCCAAAtggtctttttattttcctaagCATACAAAATAAGtaattgtattaattaattacccaataatattaaaaatattgaagattgaTGTTGGTAAAGTTTGATTAGTGtggttcttttaaaaaagtcaTGCTTACCCCTTGGAATATATTGCATGGGTTGGTTAGCATCAATCGTCTGGCATGTGTAAatcttatttgaatttttatcaaattttgatcagttttttttcttggaagaaGTATGTACAATATTAGTCTTTACTCTTGGTCGATTGAATCAAATTTCTTGAAAACTTATCAAAGACTGACATTGGATATTGAACAACTTGAATAGGGCATGGGAAAAGGAGAAGAACATCCATCTCAGCTAATGCCATCTAGTTCAAATTCGTCAAACttagtatgttattttataattaaaaaacttattgCAACTCAATGTTTAGcatcctaattattattattattattattatagaacaTCCTTCAAATTGGTCTACTAAACTATCCAAATTACATGAACATTTACTTTGGACCAGTGCTTGCATGGTCACTAGCTTTCCTGCCATATCCAAATGGCAATAAAAATCCAAGCAACATTCAGGTGGTTTTTCAACTTTGTTCTTGTCTTTCAGttataacttaattatttttaaagcagtttaaatgttttaatttttttgttttcagcaAAACGTTAGTTACCCATTTCAATATAGGATGAGATCTCCGAGGCTAGTTATCGCTACAAGCTCCGCAACGAGCGCAAGAGTTAGTCAAGAAAATAGACCCGATTGTCTAGAAATTGAACCTCCATGTACTTCTGCTagagttgatgaagaaattatgTTGGATAGACCAGATGAACGGGAGACTGACGATGACACTACCGGTACACCACAGGTGGTGCCATCGTTGGATGGTGATGATATCATTGAAGAGCCAAAGTCGAGGATGTAGTTCAATTCATTTGAAGATTTGTTGAGCTATTATAAGCAGTATGCTAAAAAATGCaggtttggggtgatgacacaAATGAGTGAGAGGTCAGAGAATTAAAGTGTCAGATATGTCACATTTGGTTGTGCACGGGGAGGGAAGGCCTGGAATAAGAGTTCAAATGTCGCAAACCCACGTCCGACGGGAAAAATGGACTGTAAGGCAAGAATTAATGCCTTAAGAGTTGATGGAAAGATGCGGTTGACAACTGTCCATAATACACATAATTACGGCCTCAGCCCAATGAAATCCTGCTTTTTTTGATGTAACAGAGAAGTGAGTGAGACCGTTAAAAGAGTCCTAGACACAAACGACTTAGCTGGCATCCGACTGAATAAGAGTTACGGATCTCTTGTCGTTGGCGCAGGTGGCTTCGAGAACCTcccatttttgaaaaatgattgtcGTAATTACATCAACAAAGCACGACATCTCCGACTTGGCGCTGGTGGTACTGGAGCACTTCGAGATTATTTTATGaggatgcagtacaagaatAATGGATTTTTTTCATTGATGGATTTAGACGATGACGGtaggttaaaaaatattttttggatagATCCATGTAGTCGGGCAGCCTACTAGTATTTTGGTGATGTAGTtacattcgacaccacatacctAACGAATAAGTATGAGATGccatttgcaccatttgttggtgtaaaccaccatggacaGTCAATTCTTTTGGGAGCTAGGTTGATTTCGAGTGAGGACACGAAAACCTTTACATGGCTATTTCAAACctggttgcagtgtatggacGGTATAACTCTAAAGGCTATTATTACTGATCAAGACAGatcaatgaaaaatgcaattgctaCCGTCTGTCTAGAAACTCGACATAGATTATGGATGTGGAATATATTGAAGAAAGTCCCTGAGAAGTTTGGGTCATATGCTGCCTACAAAAGTGGGCTGAAAACTCAactgatgaaatgtgtgtatgacacaaactactaaggagtttgagaaatgttgggctGGGTTTATTAACACATATGACTTGCATGAGAATGCGTGGTTGAAAAGTTTATATGCAGAGCGTGAGCATTGGGTACCAGTATTCCTAAAAGAGCATTTTTGGGCTAGAATGAGTACAAGCCAGCACAACAAGagtatgaatgctttttttgaCATTTATGTTCATTCaaagacaaacttgaaggagtttGTTGACCAGTTTGACAATGcagaaaattgagaataaaaatCATGCAGAATTCCAGTCATTTAACCAAGTCATTTCCTGCATATCTAGATATGCAATTGAAAAGAAATTCCAAAAATTGTACACTAACGCTAAATTTAGGGAAGTCAACAGCAAGTAATTTGTGTGCTCGATTTGAATTCATCCCTACTTACATCGGATGGTGTAATGAAGAGTTATTTGGTAGAAGATGAAGTTCATATTGATGAGTTCACTAAATTGGTTACATATTCAATAGACTTTAATGAGGAAGACTGCAATGCTAAGTGTTCATATGGGTTATTTCATATGAGAGGGATACTGTGTAGGCATATTTTGGCCGTATTCAAGTCTAACGGTATAAAATCATTGCCAGACCGGTACATTCTAGACCGATGGAGAAAGGACATCAAGAGGAGATACACGTTCATTTGCAATAGCTATGACGCAGGGGATCAGAGGCCAAATGGTAATAGATATTCAATTCTTTTGAATATGTGTTATGGGATGATAACTTATGTGGCGGATTCTAATGAGCAATTTGAAGATGCAAAGAAGAGGATACAGGAGATGACTGAATTTTATCGTGAGCACACACGCAACTTATCTTTAGCCCAAACAGTTTCGAATGCgatgaattttaaaatctattaaTCTGGTTTAGTTCGTTATAACTActtaattttgacattttaaaaTCTTTGCCCATAATAGGTTCGAATGCTGGTTTGATGACAAATGATAAAACTATAGTTGATAGTTCACAACAAGTGAAGAGTCCACTTGTTGTTAGAGGGAAAGGAAGACCCCCATATCTGAGGtgagcatccaggatggagacaCTCATGCGAAAGGTtaaaaccaaacaaaagaaaacacaagtCAGAGAGAAACACAAACAGGTGAATGTTTTGACATTgagaggataaaaaaaaaagtgtcaatGTGTATTAGATTTATAATGTTAAtttgcaaagaaagaaaaatttactACTTACTTTATTATTAGCGAGAAGGAGATACACCAGAAGGAGATATACTAGTAGTGGGCACTCGCAGGAATTTATATGGGCCATCAGAAGTGGATATCACCAATCCTGGACAAGTGCAGGTATCAAAAATAGATCTATTTATCAACCAAACAATGATTTTGTCCCTATCATTATTGGTCAATATTTGTATTGTGATCAATATGTCATGCCTTTAATATTTACTaagaattttgttatttataaacaGCATGTTCTAGACTGCTCAGTATTTGAAAGTAGTGGAACCCAAAATcgagaaataatatttggtagtcaagaaagtgtaacaTTTCTAAACTTTGCATCTACTAATTGTAATATTTAGATGACATTAATACCATTAAACTTTGCGTCTACTAATTGTAATATTTGCATATATTAATCTTAGCAGATTTTTTTGGGTTGAATGGTGCACAACCGGACCTCCTTAAGTTCTGATGGATCACAACCAGTGCAAGAaggttgaattttaatttttgcaacCTTGGCAAGtgatttgttttgtaattatttttgtaagaagaaAGCTTAGtggttatatttttttgtgggaAGCAAGCTTGGCAAGTGacctgttttgtaattattttccaaatatCTTTAGAGGAAGAAAGATTTTGTAATTAGTTTATATTCAGAAAGCTTGGAAAGTGACAATATTTCCAATGcattatttttggaagatgtaTTTATTAtgattgtaattatttttggtAGTGATAATGCATTGCCATTAGGCCTACAGGTTCATTTACGTGTGCACGAGTACTGATAATGCATTGTCATAAAGTAATAGGTTCATTTATGAAAGTTGGGTATTGATAGTGCATTGCCATTAGGCCAACAAGTTCATTTACGTGTGCACGGGTACTGATAAAACATGCCATAAAGTAACAGGTTCTATTTATGTTTGTTGGGTACTGATAGTGCATTGACATTAAGCCAACAAGTTCAGGATTGTCTGTGTGTGTAACTTGGTTCCCAGTAACTCATCAGGATTGTCTGTGCGTGTAACAAGattgaatttttcttatttcctAGTAGTAACATTAATATAGGTTCACGT
This genomic window contains:
- the LOC109019521 gene encoding pentatricopeptide repeat-containing protein At3g29230-like, encoding MAVGFEPSKVRGPLSSLSIDKLLKSKKNFPRTPPRLWLDGQDDPIETDNQGLPILKLCHPILHALESCTNIRQFKHVHTQLVVSGLFQHSLAASRVVKKLCSSSVMFPHAVYVFDCLEEPDAFMCNTIMRSYVNFNDPFGALRFYHERMVGKWIMPNHYTYPLLVKVCVEIGSVREGEKAHAQVVKLGIESDLFVQNSLIHMYSVCGRIGDARMMFDTGPELDLVSWNTMIDGYVKNGEVGVARELFDEMYERDLFSWNSMITGYVGTGDMEAAKGLFERMTCRDVVSWNCMIDGYARIGNVLVAREFFDRMPLQNVVSWNTMLALYVRYKHYGECLTLFDRMIDGGDVRPNEATLVSVLTACADLGRLDQGSWVHSYLKHNRIKSDVLLSTALLTMYAKCGVVGLARDVFDEMPNRTVVSWNAMIMGYGMNGNAEKALEMFMHMQKRGPTPNDSTFICVLSACTHAGMVFEGWWCFDLMSRVYKIEPKVEHYGCMVDLLARAGLMKDSEKLISNMPMESGPVLRGALLSACSTHSNSELGEIVAKRLIELEPGDLGPYVLLSNIYAAEGRWGDVEHVRKMKKENGLQKESGSSLVHLHEFKFESFAEQGSVHRRSMLYSMLSEMGAHVKLSCTDSNMV